Within the Nyctibius grandis isolate bNycGra1 chromosome 4, bNycGra1.pri, whole genome shotgun sequence genome, the region ATGGACTTTCTTGACCCATATTGCTTTTTATCAGGGTTGGTCTCCTATATGTAGTAGACTGGTAGCCCTTTTTTGGCTTTCCCTGCATCAGCTGACACTGTGCATGGAGGAAAGTCTCAAGGCCAAGGGAATTCAAAGGGCAGTACCTTCGAGAACATTTCTTGAGATATTCAGACTGCAGTTTAAGAATTCAGTATGAAATGTATAGGATTCTATAGGAAATTGTTACCTTGACCACGGCCCTCCGAGACGATGAACTCTGCAGTGTGGTGTATGTTCTCACCAGCCCTGGCCCGGGTCCCTCTGCTGATTCAGGAACAGAGCTGTTGTTCTGGAGGTATCCACCCATCACAGCACAGCTGGTGCTTTTGGGCAAGGGCGGCAAGTGCCAAGATAAGCTCTCATGCAGATTGATAAAATGGCAAGAGTCTTCCTCTGGTGACACACACAAGAGGTTTCAGAGACCTGCATAAGTCAACCCTACACTCTGAAAGCTCTTTATTTTAAgatacattattatttttatatatatgtgtttgaATGTGTGGTTATTTTTAGTAAATAGGTAGCAATCAATATATATACAGTATCAGAGCTATGAAAACAGAGCTGATCCCACTCCTGTTGAGAGCAATAGCAAAATGTTTGTTATTTCAATGGGAACAGAACCATGGTCCTAAGCGCTTCTTGCCTTTAAGGgttttccatgttttatttggttttaatagtgtctatttatgcatttttttattctccattcttttatttcaatCAGCTGGAATTCATCAGACACTTTGCCTGCACTGGATCCATTATCCAGCATGAGCAATGTTCTCTACACTCAGATTTccttgtaattattttttctctgtctacAGCCTGGAACTAGACCAAAACTGCCAGTTTGACTTCACAGCAGTCTACGATGGCCCCACCACTAACACCGGCTTACTAGGAAAAGTATGTGGTCGTGCTCAGCCCACATTTGAATCATCTTCAAATGTTATGACAGTTGTGTTGTCTACAGACTACGCCAACTCCTACAGAGGATTTTCTGCTCAGTATACCAGTGCTCCGCTGCCAGGCCCTGTGGAGCCTGACAGTAAGTACACTTGCTACAGGAATAGGATGCTGTTTCTTATTCTCACATATGATCCTTGCCTTATAAATACTGGAAAGAACTGATGGTTGATACCAAGGATTTAAGCCTTTTAACCGGTAGTCATTAACCCTCTTTACATACAAAAACACAACAGTAGTCTCACCTATAGAGCATCAGTTATTACCTGACCATCTGCAAAGGAAAGCCTGTTCTTTCACTTTTTGGTCCTTTTTCTGGTTGGCACCACTGAAAATGCAGGCACCACTGAAAAATCTgagtttttccttgttttgtacAAAGCTGGCATTGTTACCATCCTAGAGATGTaaagacaaacattttttgACTGGTggaatatttttgttccttGAGATACTCAGGAAAATGGTCCACACTGGTTGGTCAAATGGGGTTTAGGTGTGTTGTAATTTCCTTTCCCCCAGAGACGGATTGTTTTCCTTATTGGTTCCATATGTTTGCATGCCCATCTTCTCATTAACCAAGGTGGAAAGGGAGCCTCTAAAGCCTCAACATCTGACATAAATCTATTGCCTCACCCCACCATTCTGCACTAGCACTTTgattccttttcccttttataaAGGCTGCAATTCATTCTGTGTTACTaggtttaaaattaaactttcagcATCAGTTTTACATGGTTTTGCTTATCTAACATTTTAAGTCGAGCACAAAATTCTCCCAACTTCTGCATGGCCTCAAATGCACATGAGCCACTTCAGACTGTGAGAAATCAAGAACCATGTGCAACATATTCAAGGATCTAGATCAAGTGAGAAACGATGGCAGAACAGTTTGTGGTAATGTGTTttgttctgtggttttttttttttaatttctctttcaatgGCAGCATTCCTTACATGCTCCTCAGACAGCATGAAAATCGTTCTGAGCAAGTCTTATCTGGCCTCCGTTGGTTATAATGAAACTCACCTACAGCTGAATGATCCATCTTGCAGTCCATTTATAACagattctgtgatcttctccTTCCCATTAACCAGCTGTGGAACAACTAAAAAggtaaagggggaaaaaagttatgtGAATAAGCCAACAATAGCTTAAGAACGGCAAGAGCTTGTAGAAGCAGTTTATGAATAGCACGTGAATAAGCTAACAGCAGATTTACTTGGCTCATCCCATTGCATGCTTCCAGTCTTGAAgtagaaagaacatttttcctctttaagaaCCTGATGATCAACGAGCCTTTCAGAGGAAGTCCAGGAGAATCCACACAAATGAACCCCAAATGTTTCATTCCCTCTCCAACCCAGGTTATCAGAAGTAGCACAACATTAGGTATGCAACTTTAACATTCTCTGCAAGTGATATGGCTGGCACTTATCCTGGAGACacaaggaaggggaaaaacccTAAGACATGAAGATTCCCAAGAGCTCGTTCATAGCATTGTTTTGACACAGGTGACTGAAGTGCAGCTTTGGTAATTCCCACTCTCCATGCAGCATTCCTTAACCTTTGTGCTGCGCAGGTTGGTTCAGTGtcttgaaaaaaacaggaggGCTGATGGTTTTTTGGTTGCAACCTGTTTCACATTTCAAAGGTATCTTGAGCCTCTGGTAAGCACAGCTGGGCAGCTTTGTAACTTCAGTACAATTGCTTTCAACTGCACTGCTTCTATAACCACAACTGAGCACTTCATGTGATTCCTTTTACAGGATGACGGCCAGAGCATCACTTACACCAACATCATCTCTCACTCTGCAAATGGCAACATAATCACCCGTGAAAAGGACATACAGATTattgcaaaatgcaaaatggaaaacaattcAACCTTAGAAGTAATTTACATAACAAAAAACAATATAATCCAAAACACAACCGCTGTGGGAAGATACAATGTTAGCATGTCATTCTACGATTCAGATTCATTCTCCACGCCTGTACGTCAGTCCCCATATTACGTAGACTTGAATCAAAGTCTTTTTGCTCAAGTCACTCTTCATTCCACTGACCCAAATCTTTTGGTGTTTGTCGATACCTGTATAGCATCTCCACAACCTGATTTTGGATCGCCGACTTATGACTTAATCAGAAGTGGGTAAGattctaattaattttattaccaTCTCCTAATATGTAAGGAAATATAATCTAAATGTCAGCTgtagttcttttatttttgtctctcttcCACTTACCTTCTTTAGCAGACTGTGGTTGGAAGCTAAATTTCATAGAAATTTAAAGGCATTACCACAACAGAGCTAGGAAAAGCAAGCACCACATTGCACTGGGAAGAGGCAAAAAGCACGTTATTGTACGCCTACACGTAAAAATAATGCCCTAGTTAAATGCTGTAGTTACAGTTAACAGTGGTTAGCAAGAACGATTATTGGCTGCGGACTACTTTAACAGATCTGTAAACTCTGTTGCAGCTGCAATAAAGATGACACCGTGGTGATCTACCCACCACTTGAACACTATGGAAGATTCAAATTTAATGCCTTCAGGTTCCTGCGGAGCTTTCCATCAGTTTATCTCCAGTGtgacattttaatttgtgaCAGCAACAACACAAACTCTCGCTGTACCCAAGGCTGTATCTCCAGACAAAAGAGAGCTATTTCTTCGTACACGTGGAAAACTAATGCCGTAGTAGGCCCCATCCGCCTGAAGAGAGATCTCAGGTCTGCTGGTCACTCAGGTAAGAGGAATACATAAATTAAGACTCTAATTAAGTTCTTCCTTGCTGTAAATCCATTACCTTCATTCCACTAATGAAGTAAGTGAATTACACTAGTTCAAAACTAACATGGCATCAGAGCAATGGGGGTTCAACAAAGTTTGTGTTTTGTGAGATCACAGAAGTACTTTTCAAACTGACAGACCGATGGCCTTTTGGATTAAGGTGTGCTCTTTGAGGTAGAAAAAGCAGCACTCACTCCTAGTTATGAAAGTAGTGTATGCAGGATCTGGCTACGTATTCAGAAAGAGTTATGAATTGCAAGAGAagatttcagattttcaaaCGTGACATTTTTTGATGAAGCATGTACAGGCAGCAGGGCTCATTTCTCAAGCCACAGACTATTTAAGAAGCACATTCCAAATCACAGTCAAACTTTGTTATAACCTGTGTATCTTCTAACAGTCCACTCAATTTCACTCAGTTTTATTTGTTGGTACTACAGAAAAGCTCTGCCAGATGATAAACATAGATGACATTCCACTCTAGGTTAAATCCTCACACTGTATGTACTGCCTATTAGAACAAAAGTAAGAAGAGGAGAGCCACTGGGGCAGAAATTAAAAGCATCGTGTTTTTAAATTAGAGCTGCAAAGCTGTTTATAAGGCAACTAAGCTTTAGAGCCCCAATCTGACACACTCTTTAGCACAATTTGCAGTCTGCTCTACAGTGGTCTAGGTGAGTACTGAGAGCTAACAGAGACTACAAAATATGGAAAagccattttcaaaagcttgtATTGTTACACCCACTATGTTCTAACTTTTACTGAGCCCAAAACTTCACCTGAGAGAGCGCATTGTGCCACATGCTTTCAGGTGTCAGatctaagaaatatttaaattaatcatCCTCTTAATaagcatattttcttcttttttttttaaataattaaccTCTCTGAACTCTAGCAGCATTTTAAACATGTTCCCATTTATTTCAACAGTGAAAGATTTTGCATCCATACGCTAGAAAACTGGACACATCTATAATGCGAAAAAGATTCAAGTGCAAATACATCACACTCAAAGTATTATAAAGTATTTCTCATTGTATCTTTTGcaatttacagaaaaatcatgAGTTTTAGCAAGGACCAGCTAGTAAACTATTAGAAGGCACAGGGTTAGAACCACGAGTTTCTTTTTTGCCCAGCTACCTTCAGCAGTATGTCTGCCATCTATCCGGTTCTAAAGATAATGACAGCACTGCTTGGCAGAAACTTGGCTGCAGAGATACCAGCGAATTTGTTGCCATTGTGACGTTCTTCTGCACGATTGTTTTATTACAAACTTGTACAATTCTTCGGTACTACAGATTCAGAATTTGCAATCAGTGTGGGTCAACTCCTCAGAACCAAAGTATCTGAACAAATGCTTATTTAATTTCCATCGAAATGACATGGTATTCAAAACTTTACACAtcccactttattttttctctacGCAGAATCCCTCGCTAAAGCAGATGTTGAAGAAACCCCGAACCTGCAACAATACAGCTTCTACACTCTTTCACTTGtggttttaatttcaaatattatcATTGTGGCAGCTGTGATACTAAAATATCACAAATGTCAAGCAGGATACAGCTACCAAAAAATCCAGAGCTCATATTAACCACTTCAGGATATTTTGAATTCGTGTCAACTTCTATTCAGATTTGTCACCcaaagagaggagaggggaaaaacccAATCAAAAATCAATAAACGAACAGCCTTGGAACACAACGACGATTGGAAACATACTTCcactttttttgtaattaaaaaaaccatcTCAACCTAGTACTCTATATTAC harbors:
- the CUZD1 gene encoding CUB and zona pellucida-like domain-containing protein 1, producing the protein MRALRQLLLLPLVAALALAEDNSIEFTGVPRCGAALHELHKALRIELNANANCVWQIQRNANQTIRLVFSYFKFAPSSSCETESIKVYDGPSTYSPLLGQVCNNTDAVPVLQSSSDSLTFLITTNSVAFTRNFFVFYYFFSPETKTENCGGQLTGPSGTLTSPNYPAPYPEFTYCVWHIQTAKNSKINLQFQDFFLELDQNCQFDFTAVYDGPTTNTGLLGKVCGRAQPTFESSSNVMTVVLSTDYANSYRGFSAQYTSAPLPGPVEPDTFLTCSSDSMKIVLSKSYLASVGYNETHLQLNDPSCSPFITDSVIFSFPLTSCGTTKKDDGQSITYTNIISHSANGNIITREKDIQIIAKCKMENNSTLEVIYITKNNIIQNTTAVGRYNVSMSFYDSDSFSTPVRQSPYYVDLNQSLFAQVTLHSTDPNLLVFVDTCIASPQPDFGSPTYDLIRSGCNKDDTVVIYPPLEHYGRFKFNAFRFLRSFPSVYLQCDILICDSNNTNSRCTQGCISRQKRAISSYTWKTNAVVGPIRLKRDLRSAGHSESLAKADVEETPNLQQYSFYTLSLVVLISNIIIVAAVILKYHKCQAGYSYQKIQSSY